Proteins from one Alysiella filiformis genomic window:
- the mltB gene encoding lytic murein transglycosylase B: MNKLALYLATALLAACGISPKSTNAPTVQKQDPLMDLVKPQTNAPQIPPSNEQPFFNQPANSLATTGYLANPNVQQFVAYQQQHKGINPAVLNDFFNRAQFKSNIIGIMDRPSTSRPWYEFAKGNTGAAKINGGKRFYAANRHIIDQVAREYGVPAEIIVAIIGIETNYGANMGNIRVADSLATLAFEYPRRGAYFQQELGEFLKLAQEERRDPFSFTGSFAGAMGMPQFMPSSFRKWAVDYDRNGSRNIWSSTPDVAASVANYMKVHGWQTGGKVVVPVSLQITPQLQAIMDEKTALNYTVGQLRQMGVTPLESVADHEKAILYRLETAPNQYSYFIGLTNFYAIWKYNNSRMYVTAVRDIANGVGGGRL, from the coding sequence ATGAACAAACTCGCCCTGTATTTGGCAACCGCCCTGCTGGCTGCCTGTGGCATCAGCCCCAAATCCACCAACGCCCCCACCGTGCAAAAACAAGACCCACTCATGGATTTGGTCAAACCCCAAACCAACGCGCCACAAATCCCCCCAAGCAACGAACAACCCTTTTTCAACCAGCCAGCCAACAGCTTGGCAACCACAGGCTATTTAGCCAATCCCAATGTGCAACAATTTGTCGCCTACCAGCAACAGCACAAAGGCATCAACCCAGCCGTGTTAAACGATTTTTTCAATCGCGCCCAATTCAAATCCAACATCATCGGCATCATGGACAGACCGTCCACCTCACGCCCATGGTATGAATTTGCCAAAGGCAACACAGGCGCAGCCAAAATCAACGGTGGCAAACGCTTTTATGCTGCCAACCGCCACATCATCGACCAAGTGGCACGCGAATATGGCGTACCAGCCGAAATCATCGTGGCGATTATTGGCATAGAAACCAACTACGGTGCCAACATGGGCAACATTCGCGTGGCAGACTCATTGGCAACCTTAGCATTTGAATACCCCAGACGTGGTGCCTATTTCCAACAAGAATTGGGCGAATTTCTGAAATTGGCACAAGAAGAACGCCGCGACCCATTCAGTTTTACAGGCAGCTTTGCAGGCGCAATGGGTATGCCCCAATTCATGCCGTCCAGCTTTCGCAAATGGGCGGTGGATTATGACCGCAACGGCAGCCGCAACATTTGGAGCAGCACCCCCGATGTTGCCGCATCGGTTGCCAACTACATGAAAGTGCACGGTTGGCAAACAGGCGGCAAAGTGGTCGTGCCCGTATCCTTGCAAATCACACCGCAATTACAAGCCATTATGGACGAAAAAACCGCGCTCAACTACACCGTAGGGCAACTGCGCCAAATGGGCGTAACCCCATTGGAAAGCGTAGCCGACCACGAAAAAGCCATACTGTATCGCTTGGAAACCGCACCCAATCAATACAGCTACTTCATCGGCTTAACCAATTTCTACGCCATTTGGAAATACAACAACAGCCGCATGTATGTAACAGCCGTGCGCGACATTGCCAATGGCGTGGGTGGCGGCAGATTGTGA